The following coding sequences are from one Leptolyngbya sp. NIES-3755 window:
- a CDS encoding unknown protein (similar to AA sequence:cyanobase_aa:MAE62480), whose protein sequence is MGTEREISRIGVMIERSLILAIACPKTEFPAMGLEELPGAELIVSGLADLHEGKSDTVGALLIAIASIRLTNAGLDIPKEHLATEPELKLYDRLQAEREDAYPYYNALLDRLNSFCHALELQTYLFVNRNK, encoded by the coding sequence GTGGGAACTGAGCGAGAAATTAGTCGGATTGGCGTGATGATAGAGCGATCGCTGATTTTGGCGATCGCTTGTCCAAAAACAGAGTTTCCAGCGATGGGTTTAGAAGAACTACCAGGAGCAGAATTGATTGTGTCTGGACTGGCTGATTTGCATGAAGGGAAATCGGACACGGTTGGGGCACTGTTGATTGCGATCGCATCGATCCGTTTAACGAATGCGGGCTTAGACATTCCAAAAGAACATTTAGCAACAGAGCCAGAATTAAAGCTATACGATCGTCTTCAGGCTGAGCGAGAGGATGCCTACCCTTATTACAATGCGCTTCTCGATAGACTCAATAGTTTCTGTCATGCGCTCGAACTTCAAACTTATCTATTCGTAAATCGTAATAAATAA
- a CDS encoding monooxygenase (similar to AA sequence:cyanobase_aa:LBDG_00760), whose product MTRSRKDFQKQLARNNAFSWSLATGFDSKFPTTKGAIAPNRMSKVFQAYADRLMICAQKDVSVHLEFLQMAHMLKSPSVLLNPRLVMKALMSS is encoded by the coding sequence GTGACACGCTCCCGCAAGGATTTTCAGAAACAACTGGCTCGAAATAATGCGTTTTCTTGGTCACTGGCGACTGGATTCGATTCTAAGTTTCCGACGACGAAGGGTGCGATCGCTCCAAATCGAATGAGCAAAGTGTTCCAAGCGTATGCCGATCGACTGATGATTTGCGCTCAGAAAGATGTGTCAGTCCATCTAGAGTTTCTGCAAATGGCGCACATGCTCAAATCTCCAAGCGTTCTACTCAATCCAAGATTAGTCATGAAAGCGTTGATGAGTTCTTAG
- a CDS encoding unknown protein (similar to AA sequence:cyanobase_aa:asl7669), with the protein MTPEDQQALNAHVQAIAKILYNDADKSQITNLAEIEAMVRTQVQQHVTPGLGSFLSQQLPPQLKATRDG; encoded by the coding sequence ATGACTCCTGAAGACCAACAAGCGCTGAATGCCCATGTTCAAGCGATTGCAAAAATCTTGTACAACGATGCTGACAAAAGCCAGATAACGAATTTGGCAGAAATCGAAGCGATGGTGCGAACTCAAGTGCAACAGCACGTCACACCAGGATTAGGGAGTTTTTTATCACAGCAGTTACCGCCACAACTGAAGGCTACCCGCGACGGTTGA
- a CDS encoding hypothetical protein (similar to AA sequence:cyanobase_aa:Cyan7425_5027) — MSPYLEACCLRASATVSYARAERDIAVYTGMRVSAKTQQRLVQRQPWEELEPEAPEPILEISIDGGNVKLTSGTQDEPDWRQYKAVRINGKGESRAWFQDNEALVATVSARPMAEVVVCLGDGHDGIWNLHQQIVALSEQRIEILDWYHLKENLFKLSSDEIDREQIEAQLWKGDVSAALAQLAACPSDEAERFCNYLLKHQHRIVNYDYYAAEELCSIGSGAVESLVKQIDQRLQIVGGRWKAEHIPKVLAQRCAYLNEQLNPTTSILSRR; from the coding sequence ATGAGTCCTTACTTGGAAGCGTGCTGTTTGAGAGCGAGTGCAACGGTTTCCTATGCCCGCGCAGAACGAGACATCGCGGTGTATACAGGAATGCGCGTCAGCGCCAAAACGCAACAACGATTAGTCCAGCGACAACCGTGGGAAGAACTTGAACCCGAAGCGCCAGAGCCGATTCTGGAAATCAGTATTGATGGCGGCAATGTGAAGTTAACCAGTGGCACTCAAGACGAACCGGACTGGCGACAGTACAAAGCCGTTCGCATCAATGGCAAGGGAGAAAGTCGAGCTTGGTTTCAGGACAATGAGGCATTGGTCGCAACAGTGAGCGCGCGTCCGATGGCAGAGGTCGTTGTCTGTCTGGGCGATGGACACGACGGCATCTGGAACTTGCATCAGCAGATCGTCGCGTTGAGCGAGCAACGGATTGAGATTCTCGATTGGTATCATCTCAAGGAGAACTTGTTCAAGTTATCGAGCGACGAAATCGACCGAGAACAGATAGAAGCTCAGTTATGGAAAGGAGATGTGAGCGCTGCTCTAGCCCAATTAGCGGCGTGTCCCTCCGATGAGGCAGAGCGGTTTTGCAACTATCTGCTGAAGCATCAACATCGGATTGTGAACTACGACTACTACGCGGCTGAGGAGCTATGTTCGATTGGGTCAGGAGCCGTGGAATCGTTGGTCAAACAAATTGATCAACGGTTGCAGATTGTTGGAGGTCGGTGGAAAGCGGAGCATATTCCGAAAGTGCTGGCACAACGCTGTGCTTATCTCAATGAGCAACTGAATCCCACGACATCTATTCTCTCAAGAAGGTGA
- a CDS encoding monooxygenase (similar to AA sequence:cyanobase_aa:LBDG_00760) yields the protein MASQRNQTAIVMGGSIAGLLAARVLSEQFERVMIVDRDQLPLSADPRRGVPQSVQPHVLYAKGYRILEELFPGIGEDLTAAGAVAFDWGQDFLFFQAGAWTPRTEAPTGLQSFTCTRPLLESTIRQRVSQLANVEFLEQQRVIGLLGDCSSIRGIKLHQKDLSAQLVVDASGRSSQLPQWLQALGLTSPRSTVVDPGLGYATRRYRIPAEFQPDGKILLISQEPPNQPRLGYLAQVEADQWIATLGGYGQNYPPIEPQGFVEFAQSLDHPAFYRAIAQSEPLSEVRSHRATVNRMYHYEEIEMPKGLIAIGDSVCALCPVYGQGMTVSALSALVLRRWLEQSKPSKDGSVSPSEEKNENKGNRFLKRFPR from the coding sequence ATGGCTAGTCAACGAAATCAAACTGCGATCGTCATGGGTGGAAGTATTGCAGGATTGCTTGCGGCTCGTGTGTTGTCGGAGCAGTTTGAACGGGTGATGATTGTCGATCGCGATCAGCTTCCTTTATCGGCTGATCCGCGTCGGGGTGTTCCACAGTCTGTTCAACCTCATGTGTTGTACGCCAAAGGGTATCGGATTCTAGAAGAACTCTTTCCTGGAATTGGAGAAGATCTGACGGCAGCGGGCGCAGTTGCGTTTGATTGGGGGCAAGATTTTCTGTTCTTTCAGGCAGGCGCGTGGACACCGAGAACAGAAGCGCCCACAGGATTGCAGTCTTTTACGTGTACTCGCCCTTTGCTCGAAAGTACCATTCGACAACGGGTGAGTCAGCTTGCAAATGTGGAATTTCTAGAACAACAGCGAGTGATTGGATTGTTGGGAGATTGTTCTTCGATTCGAGGAATTAAACTTCATCAAAAGGATCTCAGCGCTCAGCTTGTAGTCGATGCGAGTGGTCGTAGTAGTCAATTGCCCCAATGGTTACAGGCTTTGGGATTGACTTCGCCACGATCGACGGTTGTTGATCCAGGATTAGGATATGCTACTCGTCGCTATCGGATTCCTGCTGAGTTTCAACCTGATGGCAAGATTCTATTGATTAGTCAAGAACCGCCGAATCAGCCACGTTTGGGATATTTGGCACAAGTGGAAGCGGATCAATGGATTGCAACATTGGGCGGATATGGACAGAATTATCCACCGATCGAACCTCAAGGTTTTGTGGAATTTGCTCAGAGTTTAGATCATCCTGCATTTTATCGAGCGATCGCACAATCAGAGCCGCTGTCCGAAGTGCGATCGCATCGAGCCACCGTGAATCGGATGTATCACTACGAAGAGATCGAAATGCCGAAGGGATTAATTGCGATCGGGGATTCAGTCTGTGCTCTGTGTCCGGTGTATGGACAAGGAATGACGGTGAGTGCATTGTCCGCATTAGTGCTTCGTCGCTGGCTTGAACAATCCAAACCGAGCAAGGATGGGAGCGTGTCACCTTCTGAGGAGAAAAATGAGAATAAAGGAAACCGATTCCTGAAGAGGTTCCCGCGATGA
- a CDS encoding TonB box-like protein (similar to AA sequence:cyanobase_aa:LBDG_46920), which produces MEESCVIPVIKSPTEYQAYRISPQDTNRLAIVFDPAIANFSLTLCVEIFDIGGKTPPNRHQLAIEMFFVLKGEGIAICDGKEVAIQAGDSLLVPPTGIHEIRNTGSERLYALCIMIPNEDFAELIRSGIPVELDEEDLAVLRRSTAPQLSYG; this is translated from the coding sequence ATGGAAGAGTCTTGTGTGATTCCAGTCATTAAATCGCCGACTGAATATCAGGCTTACCGCATCAGCCCACAGGATACGAATCGATTGGCGATCGTATTTGATCCGGCGATCGCGAATTTTTCCCTAACTCTATGCGTTGAAATCTTCGATATCGGAGGAAAAACGCCACCGAATCGGCATCAATTGGCGATCGAAATGTTCTTTGTCCTCAAAGGCGAAGGGATTGCGATTTGTGATGGGAAAGAAGTCGCAATTCAAGCAGGGGATAGTTTGCTTGTGCCTCCAACTGGAATTCATGAGATTCGCAATACAGGTTCAGAACGGCTGTATGCACTGTGTATTATGATTCCGAACGAAGATTTTGCAGAACTGATTCGGAGTGGAATTCCGGTTGAATTGGATGAGGAAGACTTAGCCGTGTTGCGTCGATCGACGGCTCCACAGTTGTCTTATGGTTAA
- a CDS encoding cyclic nucleotide-binding protein (similar to AA sequence:cyanobase_aa:LBDG_07840), translating to MKPIPRIESDSLSTYSGEIDHRLSTLLFSLLPDQAQEMVQFTQAFGLREIQLGDRLTLDALQTFSIVCEGRVRLICNGAPVAVLEAGEIWGADHLFCDRTLSYQAIAASSGLIAELSIESLSPWLQQIPHLHEVVNGAVKARQKLLFFKTMTDLRSRSSHTLKQLLPYFNEIRIPAGSTLAEVASGRFWLRHGQIQASTAVKVGDSWGYPQVVPSDWIAATELSVYHCSIEDWQTVQTIIPTLQSEPKRQSRSVVHSSVSSTAPQEQPTLPQSKPSAIDFAKPRTQRPRFGRFPYIAQQSGSDCGAACLAMISQYWGKRFSINMLRNLAGVGRSGASLKALALAAEKLGFQARPVRSSFNRLAEQTTPWIAHWQGDHYIVVYRVKRNRVILSDPALGRRSLSIAEFQANWTGYALLLHPTALLQAIPGSKPSLGRFLGAFLPYRSMVWSIILASILLQIFGLVTPLFTQIILDQVVVHKSLPTLQIFILGLLLFGAWRIGLVCIRQYLLDFFSNQVDLTLISGFISHALNLPLQFFASRHVGDIVTRVQENHKIQLFLTRQAITAWLDAIMAIVYVGLMLHYNWQLACLVLAIIPPIVLLTLIASPFLRQMSRQIFHESAKQNSTLVEMLTGISTVKATASERELRWQWEDDLTSMFNAQFRGQKLANTLQGASSAINLLGSTLLLWYGATLVIQDQLSIGQFVAFNMMIGNVITPVLSLVSLWDEFQEVLVSVERLDDIFSAEPEESLEKPLIALPRIQGEVCFDNVTFRYQAEDSRNILQNISFTVRAGDTIALVGRSGSGKTTLANLLQGLYQPTTGRMTIDHTDLRHVSPLSLRQQIGIVPQECFLFSGTILDNITLYRSQYSLEDVLRAAKLAEAHGFIQSLPLGYQTKVGERGTLLSGGQRQRIAIARALLGNPRILILDEATSSLDTESERRFQKNLQQISRDRTTFIIAHRLSTVRNADCIIVLDRGIIVEQGTHEQLLAKSGLYAQLARQQLDL from the coding sequence ATGAAACCTATACCAAGAATCGAGAGCGATTCGCTTTCGACCTACTCTGGTGAGATTGATCACCGTCTGAGCACTCTGCTTTTTTCGTTATTGCCCGATCAGGCTCAAGAGATGGTTCAGTTTACTCAAGCCTTTGGTTTACGCGAGATTCAACTCGGCGATCGCCTCACTCTAGATGCGCTGCAAACTTTCTCGATCGTCTGTGAAGGTAGAGTTCGTCTTATTTGCAATGGTGCTCCGGTCGCTGTGTTAGAAGCTGGAGAAATTTGGGGCGCAGACCACCTATTTTGCGATCGTACACTTTCCTATCAAGCGATCGCGGCAAGCTCTGGACTGATTGCTGAACTTTCGATCGAATCTCTTTCTCCCTGGTTGCAACAGATTCCACACCTGCACGAGGTGGTCAATGGCGCGGTCAAGGCGAGACAGAAATTGTTGTTTTTCAAAACCATGACCGATTTGCGATCGCGCTCTAGCCATACGCTGAAACAACTGTTGCCCTATTTCAACGAAATTCGCATTCCAGCAGGTTCAACGCTTGCGGAAGTTGCTTCGGGTCGATTTTGGCTGCGTCACGGTCAAATTCAAGCCTCCACAGCAGTGAAAGTCGGAGACAGTTGGGGCTATCCTCAAGTTGTGCCCTCGGATTGGATTGCAGCAACTGAACTTTCGGTCTATCACTGTTCGATCGAAGATTGGCAGACTGTACAAACCATCATTCCGACTCTGCAATCTGAACCGAAACGACAATCGCGCAGCGTCGTTCATTCCTCAGTTTCGTCTACTGCACCCCAGGAACAACCGACGCTGCCTCAATCGAAACCAAGCGCGATCGACTTTGCAAAACCTAGAACACAACGCCCTCGATTCGGACGATTTCCCTACATTGCTCAGCAGAGTGGTTCTGATTGCGGGGCGGCTTGTCTTGCCATGATTTCTCAGTATTGGGGAAAGCGTTTTAGCATTAATATGCTGAGAAATTTAGCGGGAGTGGGGCGATCTGGAGCATCCTTGAAAGCGTTGGCACTAGCCGCAGAAAAGTTAGGATTTCAAGCACGACCGGTACGATCGAGCTTTAATCGGCTAGCAGAACAAACGACACCGTGGATCGCTCACTGGCAGGGCGACCATTACATTGTGGTGTATCGAGTCAAACGCAATCGTGTGATTTTATCTGATCCAGCATTGGGTCGTCGATCGCTCAGTATTGCAGAATTCCAGGCGAATTGGACGGGATACGCTTTGTTGCTTCATCCAACGGCATTACTTCAGGCGATACCCGGTTCTAAGCCTTCTTTAGGACGGTTTCTCGGTGCATTTCTGCCTTATCGATCGATGGTTTGGTCGATTATTCTCGCCTCGATTTTGCTGCAAATTTTTGGCTTAGTGACTCCCCTGTTTACTCAGATCATTCTCGATCAAGTCGTGGTTCACAAAAGCTTACCGACGCTGCAAATCTTTATTTTAGGCTTGCTGCTGTTCGGAGCTTGGCGAATCGGTTTAGTCTGTATCCGACAGTATCTTTTAGATTTTTTCTCGAATCAGGTTGATCTCACCTTAATTAGCGGGTTTATCAGTCATGCGCTCAATCTACCCCTGCAATTTTTTGCCTCTCGTCATGTGGGCGATATTGTGACGCGAGTTCAGGAAAATCATAAGATTCAATTGTTTCTCACTCGACAAGCCATCACCGCTTGGCTCGATGCCATTATGGCGATCGTGTATGTCGGATTAATGCTGCATTACAACTGGCAGTTGGCGTGTTTGGTGCTGGCAATCATTCCACCGATCGTGCTGTTAACCCTGATTGCTAGTCCGTTCTTACGTCAGATGTCGCGGCAGATTTTTCATGAATCGGCAAAACAAAATTCAACCCTTGTGGAAATGCTTACTGGAATTTCCACGGTGAAAGCAACGGCATCTGAGCGAGAATTGCGCTGGCAGTGGGAAGACGATCTGACCAGCATGTTCAATGCTCAATTTCGGGGTCAAAAACTGGCAAACACTTTGCAAGGTGCAAGTTCAGCAATTAATCTCTTAGGCAGTACGCTTTTACTCTGGTATGGTGCCACCTTAGTGATTCAAGACCAGTTAAGCATTGGTCAGTTTGTTGCCTTTAACATGATGATCGGGAATGTGATTACACCTGTTTTATCATTGGTTAGCTTGTGGGATGAGTTTCAAGAAGTCCTGGTCTCGGTTGAACGGTTAGATGATATCTTCAGTGCTGAACCCGAAGAGAGCTTAGAAAAGCCACTGATCGCACTTCCGCGAATTCAGGGGGAAGTTTGCTTTGACAATGTCACGTTTCGCTATCAAGCAGAAGATAGTCGCAATATTCTACAAAATATCTCCTTTACTGTACGAGCAGGAGATACGATCGCGCTTGTCGGTCGCAGTGGTTCCGGTAAAACAACGTTAGCCAATCTGCTTCAGGGATTGTATCAGCCAACGACTGGGAGAATGACGATCGATCATACCGATCTCCGTCACGTTTCACCGCTCTCACTCCGACAACAAATCGGCATTGTGCCCCAGGAATGCTTTCTTTTCTCTGGCACGATCTTAGACAACATTACTTTATATCGATCGCAGTACAGCTTAGAAGATGTCCTGAGAGCAGCAAAGCTAGCGGAAGCGCATGGTTTTATTCAATCGTTGCCGTTGGGCTATCAAACGAAAGTTGGAGAACGAGGAACTTTACTATCTGGAGGACAACGCCAGCGAATCGCGATCGCACGTGCTTTATTAGGCAATCCACGCATCTTAATCTTAGATGAAGCTACCAGTTCGCTGGACACCGAATCCGAGCGGCGCTTTCAAAAGAACTTACAGCAAATTAGCCGCGATCGCACGACGTTTATTATTGCTCATCGCCTTTCAACCGTTCGCAATGCAGACTGTATTATTGTGCTCGATCGTGGAATCATCGTCGAACAAGGAACTCACGAACAACTGCTAGCAAAATCAGGACTGTATGCTCAACTCGCTCGACAACAACTCGATTTGTAA
- a CDS encoding multidrug resistance efflux pump (similar to AA sequence:cyanobase_aa:LBDG_07830), translated as MAIRIDSLPLDGSNSSIEFSHVDRVSQLSSELPEIAYLYGGAVTSDAVMPPVAIPPPTTPSEPSSPPVGKWSMSLQNVLDRPPPSLPNRLVVGGVIFCTAFGAWATTSQIEEVGQAQGRLIPQGEPYKVHPTVSGKIAHLYVQEGQAVKAGQVVAELDHEIALNRVEALRQEHGNYEKELLQTENLIDKTRSEAQTRLTISEADIRAQEATIAQAQAKLQAGDTAIVQAEEKTTINQAVLTQLQEDASNQQERLTRWKSLVDQGALARDQLFQAQQQFGERQRTIVQQAGEIRQTLSESQKMRSELQQVIAESQQLRARLTQKYAERQNAQIQAQQVIQQLLVQRTQVIAKMQQSEKLLQQAKVELNQLTLKAPVDGVVSALNIRNRGEVVQSGQTITEISSKTAPLILVAALPTREAGFVKVGDKVQIKFDAYPYQDYGIFEGKVSSLSPDVKVDERVGVVYRVEIVLDRHSISTSTQRTELKAGQTATAEIIVRRRTIAQMLLDPIRQLQNGGLTL; from the coding sequence ATGGCAATTCGGATTGATTCTTTGCCGTTAGACGGCTCCAATTCCTCGATCGAGTTTTCTCATGTCGATCGTGTTTCTCAACTTTCAAGTGAACTACCGGAGATTGCCTATCTCTATGGTGGCGCGGTCACTTCTGATGCTGTGATGCCTCCAGTCGCCATTCCCCCGCCGACGACTCCCTCAGAGCCATCCTCTCCTCCGGTTGGGAAATGGTCGATGTCGCTGCAAAACGTCCTCGATCGTCCTCCGCCCAGCTTGCCCAATCGGCTGGTAGTAGGAGGTGTCATTTTCTGCACTGCATTTGGAGCTTGGGCAACGACCAGCCAAATCGAAGAAGTTGGACAAGCACAAGGACGATTAATTCCACAAGGAGAACCTTACAAAGTTCACCCGACTGTTTCGGGCAAGATTGCTCATCTTTATGTTCAGGAAGGGCAAGCCGTCAAAGCAGGGCAAGTCGTCGCAGAATTAGATCACGAAATCGCGCTCAACCGAGTGGAAGCACTCCGCCAAGAACACGGGAACTATGAAAAAGAACTGCTGCAAACCGAGAATCTGATTGATAAAACGCGATCGGAAGCACAAACGAGATTAACGATCTCAGAGGCTGACATCCGCGCTCAAGAAGCGACGATCGCTCAAGCTCAAGCTAAATTGCAAGCAGGAGACACCGCGATCGTTCAAGCCGAGGAAAAAACAACCATTAATCAAGCCGTCCTCACTCAACTGCAAGAAGATGCCAGCAACCAACAAGAACGACTGACTCGATGGAAGTCTCTGGTCGATCAAGGTGCCTTAGCCAGAGACCAACTGTTTCAAGCTCAGCAACAATTCGGAGAGCGCCAGCGCACGATCGTTCAGCAAGCAGGCGAAATTCGGCAAACGCTCTCGGAATCGCAGAAAATGCGATCGGAACTCCAGCAAGTGATTGCAGAATCACAACAGTTACGAGCGCGGCTGACCCAAAAATATGCTGAAAGACAAAATGCTCAGATTCAAGCTCAACAAGTGATTCAACAATTGCTCGTTCAGCGAACTCAGGTGATCGCCAAAATGCAGCAAAGCGAGAAATTGCTTCAGCAAGCAAAAGTCGAATTGAATCAACTGACGCTAAAAGCTCCGGTCGATGGCGTTGTTTCTGCTTTGAACATTCGCAATCGGGGTGAAGTCGTGCAATCTGGACAAACCATCACCGAGATTTCATCTAAAACGGCACCCTTAATCCTCGTTGCCGCGCTCCCCACACGAGAAGCAGGCTTTGTGAAGGTCGGCGACAAAGTGCAAATCAAGTTTGACGCTTATCCGTATCAGGACTATGGCATTTTTGAGGGAAAGGTGTCCTCGCTCTCTCCGGATGTCAAAGTTGATGAGCGTGTCGGAGTGGTGTACCGGGTGGAAATTGTGCTCGATCGACATTCGATTTCAACTTCTACGCAACGCACCGAGCTAAAAGCAGGTCAAACTGCTACAGCAGAGATCATTGTTCGACGACGCACGATCGCTCAAATGCTGCTTGACCCCATTCGTCAATTACAAAATGGTGGTTTAACTTTGTAG
- a CDS encoding heterocyst differentiation protein (similar to AA sequence:cyanobase_aa:LBDG_07820) gives MVICRSSASQPRNKVMTPEQFSQVVEAITAGHYSWACVLILRFAGYNPIHFIPHRTYSRLLKENRIFATESPEGGAARSNSSTQIKDLTYVESIESHESSPKGGNFPVWFVQMIPN, from the coding sequence ATGGTTATTTGTCGCAGTAGTGCTTCACAACCGCGCAATAAAGTGATGACACCTGAACAGTTCAGCCAAGTGGTTGAAGCAATTACAGCGGGTCATTATTCTTGGGCTTGTGTGCTAATTTTGCGTTTTGCGGGATACAATCCCATTCACTTTATTCCGCACCGAACGTATAGCAGATTACTGAAAGAGAATCGAATTTTTGCGACCGAATCACCAGAGGGGGGAGCGGCTCGATCGAACAGTTCAACTCAGATTAAAGATTTGACTTATGTTGAATCGATCGAGTCCCACGAAAGCAGTCCTAAAGGTGGTAATTTCCCGGTTTGGTTTGTGCAAATGATACCAAATTAA
- a CDS encoding peptidase S15 (similar to AA sequence:cyanobase_aa:LBDG_20730) has protein sequence MVKVLSKQTMSMYTHDRIRLDADVYYPDADGTFPVLLMRQPYGRAIASTVVYAHPIWYAAQGYIVVIQDVRGRGTSEGGFKLFENEISDGFETVNWAANLPRSNGKVGMYGFSYQGMTQLYAAVDRPEPLKAICPAMLAPDLYQDWAYENGAFCLFANLGWAIQLAAETARLKGDEAAFLELSRAAKNMPLSDRIPARPEILQKYAHYDAYYQDWLDGSEAYWQNLSVDVSSIDIPMLYIGGWFDTYMRGTLRSYLSTKQAHLIVGVWAHLPWGRKVGAVDYGADAVSFCDRAQIRWFDHWLKDKPLSDPPVQLFEMGSNQWRSFSKFPKAEQSVFHLNSSGLASMDDRDGRLSSKISETAIDVIVHDPWRPVPALGGHVAYPCGAFERSQIDARSDVLTYTTAPLEADLHLVGEMIVELYASSDSPSFDLCAVLSEVKPNGSVMNFSQGYLSSNNSELSTYQIPLQPVSICIPKDSAIRLSVSGACFPAYPVNAGTGAKPGEASAIDFQIITIMIHTESSKLLLRTHQRFHD, from the coding sequence ATGGTTAAAGTTCTCTCGAAGCAAACAATGTCGATGTACACCCATGATCGCATTCGATTAGATGCGGATGTGTACTATCCCGATGCTGACGGAACGTTTCCGGTGTTATTGATGCGGCAACCGTATGGACGAGCGATCGCATCGACAGTCGTTTACGCTCATCCAATTTGGTATGCGGCTCAAGGCTATATTGTGGTGATTCAAGATGTGCGGGGTCGGGGCACATCAGAGGGGGGATTTAAGTTATTTGAGAACGAAATTTCAGACGGATTTGAAACGGTCAATTGGGCAGCGAATTTGCCTCGTAGCAATGGCAAAGTTGGAATGTATGGCTTTTCGTATCAGGGCATGACTCAACTGTATGCGGCTGTCGATCGTCCTGAACCGTTGAAAGCAATTTGTCCAGCAATGTTAGCTCCGGATCTTTATCAAGATTGGGCTTATGAAAATGGTGCGTTTTGTTTGTTTGCAAATTTAGGATGGGCGATTCAACTTGCAGCAGAAACCGCAAGATTAAAAGGCGATGAGGCTGCGTTTTTGGAGCTTTCTAGGGCAGCGAAAAATATGCCACTCAGCGATCGTATTCCTGCACGTCCTGAGATTCTGCAAAAGTATGCTCACTATGATGCGTACTACCAAGATTGGCTCGATGGTTCAGAAGCATATTGGCAGAACCTATCTGTAGATGTAAGTTCGATCGACATTCCTATGCTCTACATCGGGGGCTGGTTCGATACTTACATGCGGGGAACTTTGCGATCGTACCTTTCCACAAAGCAAGCTCATCTAATTGTAGGAGTGTGGGCGCATCTACCTTGGGGACGAAAAGTTGGAGCCGTCGATTATGGAGCCGATGCAGTCAGTTTCTGCGATCGCGCTCAAATCCGTTGGTTCGATCATTGGCTGAAAGATAAACCCCTTTCTGATCCACCTGTGCAATTGTTTGAAATGGGGAGCAATCAATGGCGATCGTTCTCTAAATTTCCCAAAGCTGAACAAAGTGTTTTTCATTTGAATAGTTCTGGACTCGCATCAATGGACGATCGAGACGGACGGTTAAGTTCAAAAATTTCAGAAACTGCGATCGATGTAATTGTTCATGATCCTTGGCGACCTGTTCCAGCATTAGGAGGACATGTTGCTTATCCTTGTGGAGCATTTGAGCGATCGCAGATTGATGCTCGTAGTGATGTTTTAACTTACACAACTGCACCTTTAGAAGCCGATCTGCATTTAGTCGGTGAAATGATTGTTGAATTGTATGCGAGTTCAGATTCACCGAGCTTTGATCTATGTGCAGTACTATCAGAAGTGAAGCCAAATGGCAGTGTAATGAATTTTTCGCAAGGGTACCTCAGCAGTAATAACTCTGAATTGTCTACCTATCAAATTCCACTACAGCCTGTTTCCATTTGCATTCCAAAAGATAGTGCAATTCGATTGAGTGTAAGTGGAGCTTGTTTTCCAGCCTATCCAGTCAACGCAGGAACAGGAGCAAAACCGGGAGAAGCAAGCGCGATCGACTTCCAAATCATTACGATCATGATTCACACTGAATCTTCAAAGCTGCTACTAAGAACTCATCAACGCTTTCATGACTAA
- a CDS encoding hypothetical protein (similar to AA sequence:cyanobase_aa:MAE36840) has product MSLTRYTKQEMFSVSDMNLYYDSEHPNWYKRPDWFLVVGVPRRYRGETSRSSYVLWDEQVSPIIVIEFLSPGTEGEDLGRFALNPPQPKPGHPLCKFDVYEQIV; this is encoded by the coding sequence TTGAGTTTGACTCGCTATACGAAACAGGAAATGTTCTCTGTTTCCGACATGAATTTGTATTATGACTCGGAGCATCCTAACTGGTACAAACGCCCGGATTGGTTTCTCGTTGTAGGAGTTCCACGTCGCTATCGTGGAGAGACTTCACGATCGAGCTATGTACTGTGGGACGAGCAAGTTAGCCCAATTATCGTGATTGAATTTTTATCACCGGGGACAGAGGGGGAAGATTTAGGACGATTTGCCCTCAATCCGCCTCAGCCTAAACCTGGACACCCCCTCTGTAAATTTGACGTATACGAACAGATTGTGTAG